In one Planctomycetota bacterium genomic region, the following are encoded:
- a CDS encoding glycine C-acetyltransferase, translating into MPLSQRLNSTLASLRAAGTYKHLKYLASPMGPSVKIEGVGEVLVFCSNDYLGLASHPEVIEAGQEGLRRYGAGTASVRFICGTMECHRQLEDRIARFLGTEAALTFVSCWNANAGVIPTVVEAGDTILSDELNHASIIDAGRLAPKQTTRLVYKHADLADLAAKLASVAAAPVKLVVTDGVFSMEGDVAPLDELVALCRRHGATLVVDDSHAVGVLGAYGRGTHEHFMLPGAAPEGVDIFTGTLGKALGGAAGGYVAGPRELIEYLIQRSRPQLFSNALPPSVASSALKAIEILEREPTRLARLRANVARMRGGLRSLGYDVLESPTAILPIIIGETAEAIRLSEQLLKRGVFVIGFGFPVVPERKARLRVQMSAAHTEAQIDRALEAFASLKRP; encoded by the coding sequence ATGCCCCTCTCCCAACGCCTCAACTCGACGCTTGCTTCGCTCCGCGCGGCCGGCACGTACAAGCACCTGAAATACCTGGCCTCGCCGATGGGCCCTTCGGTCAAGATCGAAGGAGTCGGCGAGGTGCTCGTCTTTTGCTCGAACGACTACCTGGGGCTCGCCTCGCATCCCGAGGTGATCGAAGCCGGCCAAGAAGGGCTGCGGCGCTACGGGGCCGGCACGGCCAGCGTCCGGTTCATCTGCGGCACGATGGAATGCCATCGGCAGCTCGAAGATCGCATCGCCCGCTTCCTGGGGACCGAGGCGGCGTTGACCTTTGTCAGTTGTTGGAACGCCAATGCCGGCGTCATTCCCACCGTGGTCGAAGCTGGCGACACGATTCTTTCCGACGAGCTGAACCACGCCAGCATCATCGACGCTGGCCGTCTCGCCCCCAAGCAAACCACGCGACTTGTCTACAAGCACGCCGACCTGGCTGATCTGGCCGCTAAACTGGCCAGCGTGGCCGCCGCGCCGGTCAAGCTGGTGGTGACTGACGGCGTCTTCAGCATGGAGGGGGACGTTGCGCCGTTGGACGAGCTGGTCGCGTTGTGCCGGCGGCACGGTGCCACGCTGGTCGTTGACGATTCGCACGCGGTCGGCGTGCTGGGGGCGTACGGCCGCGGGACGCACGAGCATTTCATGCTGCCCGGCGCGGCCCCCGAGGGAGTCGACATCTTCACCGGCACGTTGGGCAAGGCGCTCGGCGGCGCGGCCGGAGGCTATGTGGCGGGTCCGCGCGAGTTGATCGAATACCTGATACAGCGGAGCCGGCCGCAACTGTTCTCGAACGCGCTACCGCCGAGCGTCGCGTCGAGCGCGCTCAAGGCGATCGAGATATTGGAGCGCGAACCCACCCGGCTGGCGCGCCTGCGCGCGAACGTGGCCCGCATGCGCGGCGGCCTGCGCAGCCTGGGCTACGACGTGCTCGAATCACCGACGGCCATCTTGCCGATCATCATCGGCGAAACAGCCGAGGCGATCCGCTTGTCCGAACAATTGCTCAAGCGGGGCGTGTTCGTGATTGGCTTCGGCTTTCCGGTCGTGCCCGAGAGGAAAGCCCGGCTGCGCGTGCAAATGTCCGCCGCGCACACCGAAGCCCAGATCGACCGGGCACTCGAAGCCTTCGCCAGCCTGAAGCGGCCCTAA
- the tdh gene encoding L-threonine 3-dehydrogenase has translation MKALVKRERAQGLWMEDVPMPTIGASDVLIRVQKSAICGTDVHIYNWDEWAQKTIPVPMVVGHEFMGVVERVGADVVDYAPGDRVTAEGHITCGHCRNCRAGRRHLCRKTKGIGVNRPGSFAEFISVPSSNVFKLPTDIPDELAAIFDPYGNAVHTALSFDLIGEDVLITGAGPIGIMAAAVARHVGARFVVITDVNDYRLRLAEKIGVTRAVNARQTTLAEVMTELGMTEGFDVGLEMSGNSLAFQSMLETMNHGGRIAMLGIFAEQVAIDWSQVIFKGLHLKGIYGREMFETWYKMSTMLQSGLEIAPVITHRLPIDRFEEGFAVMRSGQSGKVVLNW, from the coding sequence GTGAAAGCGCTGGTCAAACGAGAACGCGCCCAAGGATTGTGGATGGAAGATGTTCCCATGCCGACCATCGGCGCGAGCGACGTCCTGATCCGCGTGCAAAAGTCGGCCATCTGTGGCACCGACGTCCACATTTACAACTGGGACGAGTGGGCGCAAAAGACGATTCCGGTCCCGATGGTCGTCGGACACGAATTCATGGGCGTGGTCGAGCGGGTCGGCGCCGACGTCGTCGATTACGCGCCGGGGGACCGCGTGACCGCCGAAGGGCACATCACCTGCGGTCACTGTCGCAATTGCCGCGCCGGGCGTCGCCACTTATGTCGCAAGACAAAAGGCATCGGCGTCAACCGTCCCGGCAGCTTTGCCGAGTTCATCTCGGTCCCATCGAGCAACGTGTTCAAGCTGCCCACCGACATTCCGGATGAGCTGGCGGCGATCTTCGATCCCTACGGCAATGCGGTTCACACGGCCTTGTCGTTCGATCTGATCGGCGAAGACGTATTGATCACCGGCGCGGGGCCGATCGGCATTATGGCCGCCGCCGTGGCGCGGCACGTGGGGGCGCGTTTCGTCGTGATTACCGACGTCAACGATTACCGCTTGCGGCTGGCCGAGAAGATTGGCGTCACGCGCGCCGTGAACGCCCGGCAAACCACCTTGGCCGAAGTGATGACGGAGCTGGGAATGACCGAAGGCTTCGATGTCGGCCTGGAAATGTCGGGCAACTCGCTGGCGTTTCAATCGATGCTCGAGACGATGAACCACGGCGGGCGAATTGCCATGCTGGGCATCTTTGCCGAGCAAGTCGCCATCGACTGGAGCCAGGTGATCTTCAAGGGCTTGCACCTCAAGGGCATCTACGGCCGCGAGATGTTTGAAACCTGGTACAAGATGAGCACCATGCTACAAAGCGGCCTCGAAATTGCCCCCGTGATCACGCACCGCCTGCCCATCGACCGGTTCGAAGAAGGCTTCGCCGTGATGCGCTCCGGCCAATCGGGCAAAGTGGTTTTGAATTGGTAG
- a CDS encoding PLP-dependent transferase, producing MRRLSPRRKTSAAADLDALVAEQMAHFGVEGTSDFGRSVAALATRLYECQHDVDALWQSALAGMQGLPRSDLIALFNAKKFLAYQLAKLLDNLQNPTRRSYQNLGYAQSTLSAKGPYAVFDNVTAIFAANPVIARTATYIYACAEWIEDAFQGKELLLEIYSRLLNPTSISLANHIVDVEAGPYAGEYLAWNFNSGMAAIDAVLAHLLGRDDVLVTSRHLYGGAHQLIHDWYAKPGNLAIGVETFDGFDAASFEAACERAARRFADRLAAGRKMYVYLESPCNPHGYLLDVPGISRAAHARGMRVMLDATVGTPWLVRPLVRDNADERPDFVVHSYTKDLSGGGSVIAGVVIGRNADMFIPKGESAGGTSWDQTMFWNVYYVKGAFLNADAAFEVLQGMRTLDVRMLAKCINTQILARFMASHPDINVHCGALPDSDNAALTRELAYLGLAPPLFTIDMPGVPRDAFERFFDSLAPTFDHMISLGQTNTIVSCPALTTHSELHEDQLAEAGIAPTTIRLAVGLEDPSDLIAHFVAAARLTIDPHLPGYSSRFMAPADADALVREVHLDVHRRYVESRPQLSTLLAAPKQTGKGKP from the coding sequence ATGCGGCGATTGTCGCCGCGACGCAAGACCAGCGCGGCCGCCGACCTCGACGCGCTGGTGGCCGAGCAGATGGCCCACTTTGGCGTCGAAGGCACCAGCGACTTTGGACGCTCGGTCGCGGCACTGGCCACGCGCTTGTATGAATGTCAGCACGATGTCGACGCCCTCTGGCAATCGGCCTTGGCGGGCATGCAAGGCTTGCCGCGCAGCGATCTGATCGCGCTGTTCAACGCCAAGAAGTTCCTAGCCTATCAACTGGCCAAGCTGCTTGACAACTTGCAGAACCCCACGCGGCGCAGCTACCAGAACCTAGGCTACGCCCAATCGACGTTGTCGGCCAAGGGGCCGTACGCCGTTTTCGATAACGTGACGGCCATCTTCGCGGCCAATCCGGTGATCGCGCGGACGGCGACCTATATCTACGCCTGCGCCGAATGGATCGAGGACGCGTTCCAGGGAAAAGAGTTGCTGCTGGAAATCTATTCGCGGCTCTTGAACCCCACCTCGATCTCGCTGGCCAATCATATTGTCGACGTTGAAGCCGGCCCATACGCGGGCGAGTACCTGGCGTGGAACTTCAACAGTGGCATGGCGGCGATCGACGCGGTGTTGGCGCACCTACTGGGACGTGACGATGTATTGGTAACCAGCAGGCACTTGTACGGCGGCGCTCATCAACTGATTCACGACTGGTACGCCAAGCCGGGCAATTTGGCCATTGGCGTCGAAACCTTCGACGGCTTTGACGCCGCCAGCTTCGAGGCCGCCTGCGAGCGCGCGGCACGGCGGTTCGCCGACCGACTGGCCGCAGGGCGCAAGATGTACGTCTATCTCGAGTCGCCGTGCAATCCGCACGGCTACTTGCTGGACGTGCCGGGGATTAGCCGCGCGGCCCACGCGCGGGGCATGCGCGTGATGCTCGACGCCACGGTCGGCACCCCTTGGCTGGTGCGGCCCTTGGTGCGTGACAACGCCGACGAGCGCCCCGACTTTGTCGTCCACAGCTATACCAAGGACCTCTCCGGCGGCGGTTCGGTGATCGCCGGCGTGGTCATTGGCCGCAACGCCGATATGTTCATTCCCAAGGGGGAATCGGCCGGTGGCACGTCGTGGGACCAGACTATGTTCTGGAACGTCTACTATGTGAAGGGGGCGTTCCTGAATGCCGACGCGGCATTCGAAGTGCTGCAAGGAATGCGGACGCTCGATGTGCGAATGTTGGCCAAGTGCATCAACACGCAAATCCTCGCGCGATTCATGGCCTCGCACCCCGACATCAACGTCCACTGCGGGGCATTGCCCGACAGCGACAACGCCGCGCTGACCCGCGAGCTGGCCTACCTGGGGCTCGCGCCACCGCTATTCACGATTGACATGCCCGGCGTGCCGCGCGACGCCTTCGAGCGGTTCTTCGACAGTCTGGCGCCGACGTTCGACCATATGATCAGCCTGGGCCAGACAAACACCATCGTCAGTTGCCCGGCCCTGACCACGCACAGCGAGCTGCACGAAGACCAGTTGGCCGAAGCGGGCATCGCGCCGACGACGATTCGTCTGGCGGTGGGACTGGAAGACCCGAGCGACCTGATCGCCCACTTTGTCGCGGCGGCGCGATTGACGATCGACCCGCACTTGCCCGGGTATTCGTCGCGGTTCATGGCGCCGGCCGACGCCGACGCGCTGGTACGCGAGGTTCACCTGGACGTACATCGCCGCTATGTCGAATCGCGCCCCCAGCTCAGCACGCTGCTGGCGGCGCCCAAACAAACGGGGAAAGGCAAACCGTGA
- a CDS encoding Gfo/Idh/MocA family oxidoreductase, with translation MPAGTDRRQFLQEAAAAMSAAVISGYTATARGYMANETLNVAAIGTGGRCRQLMKAAAKIQGVRLAAVCDIWDTNLELGKNLADEKAVAVKDFRRVLDRQDIDAVIIGAPDHQHVPLTIAACQAGKDVYVEKPLTHEPSEGQAVIDAQNHHKRIVQVGTQQRSMPQYQKGLELVKAGALGDIHKVHMTWNRNQPRHKITKLNIDPKTVDWEAFLAPVPTTRHIPFDEYKFRNWRWFWTFGGGIFTDLMVHQIDIANWLLDLGAPATAASIGDQFTTAGVWETPDTVQTLMSYPDRKVQAYFEGTFCNQHNKAMIEIMGSEGTLYMDRGRMEFHPEPKSQQKASELVIAPEPRGSDFFSQPDGELLHVGNWVECVRSRQTPRCPAEVGVTAANAAHLANRSLRSGQIARWQG, from the coding sequence ATGCCCGCCGGTACCGATCGTCGCCAGTTTCTCCAGGAAGCCGCCGCCGCGATGTCGGCTGCCGTGATCTCGGGCTACACCGCCACGGCGCGGGGGTATATGGCGAACGAGACGCTGAACGTCGCGGCCATTGGCACCGGCGGCCGTTGTCGTCAGTTGATGAAGGCTGCGGCCAAGATTCAGGGCGTTCGGCTGGCGGCGGTGTGCGACATTTGGGACACGAACCTGGAACTGGGCAAGAACCTGGCCGACGAGAAGGCGGTCGCGGTGAAGGACTTCCGCCGGGTGTTGGACCGCCAGGATATTGACGCGGTGATTATCGGCGCGCCCGATCATCAGCACGTGCCCCTGACCATTGCCGCCTGCCAAGCTGGCAAGGACGTCTACGTCGAAAAGCCACTGACGCATGAACCGTCCGAAGGTCAAGCGGTCATCGACGCCCAGAACCATCACAAGCGCATCGTCCAGGTCGGCACGCAGCAGCGGAGCATGCCGCAGTATCAAAAAGGTCTCGAGTTGGTCAAGGCCGGAGCGCTCGGCGACATTCACAAAGTCCACATGACGTGGAACCGGAACCAGCCGCGCCACAAGATCACCAAGCTGAACATCGATCCCAAGACGGTCGACTGGGAAGCCTTTTTGGCCCCGGTGCCGACGACGCGGCACATTCCCTTTGATGAATACAAGTTCCGCAACTGGCGATGGTTCTGGACGTTTGGCGGCGGCATCTTCACCGATCTGATGGTCCACCAGATCGACATCGCCAACTGGCTGCTCGACCTTGGCGCGCCGGCCACGGCGGCGTCAATCGGCGACCAGTTCACCACCGCCGGCGTCTGGGAAACTCCCGACACCGTGCAGACGCTGATGAGCTACCCCGACCGCAAGGTGCAGGCTTACTTCGAAGGAACCTTTTGCAATCAGCACAACAAAGCCATGATCGAGATCATGGGCTCGGAAGGAACCCTGTACATGGACCGGGGCCGGATGGAGTTCCATCCCGAGCCCAAGAGCCAGCAGAAGGCGAGCGAATTGGTCATTGCCCCCGAGCCGCGCGGCAGCGATTTTTTCAGCCAGCCCGATGGCGAACTGTTGCATGTCGGCAACTGGGTCGAGTGCGTGCGCTCGCGCCAGACGCCGCGCTGCCCGGCCGAAGTGGGCGTGACGGCCGCCAATGCCGCCCATCTGGCCAACCGCTCGCTGCGCAGCGGCCAGATTGCACGCTGGCAGGGCTGA
- the nth gene encoding endonuclease III, whose protein sequence is MVRTSTDRLAEAKRHARQVVKLLDRYYPAVECALEHDNPLQLLISTILSAQCTDARVNMVTPALFRRYPTAADFAQAKLPELETLIHSTGFYRNKAKNIVACCQQLVAQHGGQVPDTLEELVKLPGVGRKTGNVVLGVAFHKAVGVVVDTHVTRLSHRLGLSRANTAEKIEQDLMAIVPREAWIALSHQLIHHGRQICQARKPDCDHCPFAEICPRIGVKTPGKKAAKPAKAPRRARAKAS, encoded by the coding sequence ATGGTCCGTACTTCGACCGATCGGCTGGCTGAAGCCAAGCGGCACGCGCGGCAAGTGGTCAAGCTGTTGGACCGCTACTATCCGGCGGTCGAGTGCGCGCTCGAACACGATAACCCGCTGCAGTTGTTGATCAGCACGATCCTCTCGGCCCAATGCACCGACGCGCGGGTCAATATGGTCACGCCGGCGCTGTTTCGGCGCTACCCGACTGCGGCCGATTTCGCCCAGGCCAAGCTGCCCGAGTTGGAAACGCTGATCCACAGCACGGGCTTTTATCGCAACAAGGCCAAGAACATCGTCGCCTGCTGCCAGCAATTAGTCGCCCAGCACGGTGGCCAGGTGCCCGACACGCTGGAAGAGCTGGTCAAGCTGCCCGGCGTGGGTCGCAAGACGGGCAATGTGGTGCTGGGCGTGGCGTTCCACAAGGCGGTCGGCGTGGTCGTCGACACGCACGTCACGCGGCTGAGCCATCGACTGGGCCTGTCGCGCGCGAACACGGCCGAGAAAATCGAACAAGATCTGATGGCCATTGTGCCGCGCGAGGCGTGGATTGCCCTGAGCCATCAGTTGATCCATCACGGCCGGCAGATTTGCCAGGCTCGCAAGCCCGACTGTGATCATTGTCCGTTCGCCGAGATTTGTCCGCGCATTGGGGTCAAGACGCCGGGTAAGAAGGCGGCAAAGCCGGCTAAGGCGCC